A part of Andrena cerasifolii isolate SP2316 chromosome 10, iyAndCera1_principal, whole genome shotgun sequence genomic DNA contains:
- the LOC143374213 gene encoding protein FRA10AC1 homolog translates to MFPAYAYLSAYDRHKKLINDYLTLYGGSVSSLKRDTSRDKTDYDVIKENHRFLWEQDNDAPDTWGGRLARKYYDKLFKEYCIADLTYYKQNKVALRWRTEREVVVGKGQFECGNKKCKEREELRSWEVNFGYIEHREKKNALVKLRLCPECSLKLNHGSQKREVKRQKPLKRLGTNSEAHNMPSTSTVSVKIEESEVPSNAKEPVEQTDKDESTIWKEKPADGLEKTREEEFEEYLADLLM, encoded by the exons ATGTTCCCGGCATACGCCTACTTGTCGGCTTATGACAGGCACAAAAAGCTTATAAATGATTATCTAACGTTGTACGGAGGCTCGGTGTCATCCTTAAAGCGAGACAC GTCCCGAGACAAGACAGACTATGACGTTATTAAAGAGAACCACAGGTTCCTCTGGGAGCAGGACAACGACGCGCCAGACACGTGGGGTGGTCGATTGGCGAGAAAGTATTACGACAAGTTGTTTAAGGAATATTGCATAGCCGATTTAACGTATTACAAGCAGAACAAG GTTGCTTTGAGATGGAGGACAGAGAGGGAAGTGGTGGTTGGCAAAGGGCAGTTCGAATGCGGGAATAAGAAGTGTAAGGAGAGAGAAGAGCTGAGATCGTGGGAAGTAAATTTCGGTTACATAGAGCATCGGGAGAAGAAGAATGCTCTTGTGAAGTTAA GGTTGTGCCCCGAGTGTTCGCTGAAATTAAATCATGGGTCGCAAAAGCGCGAAGTGAAGAGGCAGAAACCATTGAAGAGATTGGGAACGAACTCCGAAGCGCATAATATGCCCAGCACGTCCACGGTGAGCGTTAAGATCGAAGAGAGCGAAGTTCCGAGTAATGCGAAAGAGCCTGTCGAGCAAACGGATAAAGACGAGTCGACAATTTGGAAAGAAAAGCCAGCAGACGGTTTAGAAAAGACGAGGGAGGAGGAGTTTGAAGAGTACCTGGCAGATCTGCTAATGTAA
- the LOC143373863 gene encoding uncharacterized protein LOC143373863 isoform X3 codes for MIGKIVTKVIQSLPTWEVTKYYGRVCIYQLKCVKYRVQTSEAWFNFKCKFMPGSLQKELECEELVPKKVTDKQSTQQQGQKEKVSPKTATLQKQSPVQYDSKRKENDCPTSSYNDTKSSYLTEEYPSSAKSKKARENETCQGNEEYSMSNDFARKKKRKMKHAQ; via the exons ATGATTGGTAAAATTGTTACTAAAGTAATACAA TCATTGCCAACATGGGAAGTGACAAAGTATTACGGAAGAGTGTGTATATATCAGTTAAAGTGCGTGAAGTATAGAGTTCAGACAAGCGAGGCATGGTTTAACTTCAAGTGCAAATTTATGCCAGGCAGTCTTCAGAAGGAATTAGAATGCGAAGAGCTTGTTCCAAAGAAGG TTACGGATAAACAGTCTACGCAGCAACAGGGGCAGAAAGAAAAAGTGTCTCCTAAAACAGCGACTCTTCAAAAACAAAGTCCAGTGCAATACGATAGCAAACGTAAAGAAAATGACTGTCCAACATCCTCGTACAACGATACGAAGAGCTCTTATCTCACCGAGGAATATCCATCATCCGCGAAGTCAAAGAAGGCGAGGGAGAATGAAACGTGTCAAGGAAACGAAGAGTACTCAATGAGCAACGACTTTGCGAGAAAGAAGAAGCGAAAG ATGAAACATGCTCAGTAA
- the Prors-m gene encoding prolyl-tRNA synthetase 2-like protein, mitochondrial, translated as MPTPNITKLSQLFQPVMSTIPNIKGAKTLSKSYDNFTKYGLIRPVNNGMYALLPLGLRVLNKLINVVDHEMEKVGAQKILLPALTTANLWKQTDRFQSNQIELFQIKDRHDKEYILSPTYEETICSLLSSVGTLSPKILPLKLYQISSKWRDEMKPHLGFLRSREFIMKDLYTFDTTLDNARRTYEAVCEAYDNIFQKLGLAYTKAVGDTGSIGGLMSHEYHYVSDIGEDNIYVCSSCQYSVNKVVCKESHCPQCGNAFLEQHTAEVGHAFLLDTKYTKPLNATYKQNNNVSPLVMGCFGLGLSRIFTVAVEILSSKDELRWPTLLAPYTACIVTPKAGSKEESAFQYVDPVVEIVNRLKVDAVLDDRTKLTIGQRVLQARLIGYPYVIVIGKRALESTPLFEIHDINNSTRVDVPLASIHDYFANESVKDKEAHSFNRLQNAVECV; from the exons ATGCCGACTCCCAACATTACTAAATTGTCGCAATTGTTTCAACCGGTCATGTCCACGATTCCTAACATTAAAGGAGCGAAAACTTTGTCGAAGAGTTACGAC AATTTTACCAAATACGGTTTAATCCGACCTGTTAACAATGGCATGTACGCGCTGCTGCCTCTGGGGCTGCGTGTGCTAAATAAGTTAATAAACGTTGTCGATCATGAAATGGAGAAGGTGGGAGCGCAGAAGATCCTGCTCCCGGCTCTGACGACTGCGAACCTGTGGAAGCAGACGGACAGGTTTCAGAGCAACCAAATTGAATTGTTTCAGATAAAGGACAGACACGATAAGGAATATATACTTAGCCCA ACATACGAAGAAACCATTTGTAGTTTACTGTCGTCCGTAGGAACTCTGTCTCCGAAGATTCTACCTTTGAAATTGTATCAAATTTCCAGTAAATGGAGAGATGAAATGAAACCGCATCTCGGGTTTCTGAGGAGTAGAGAATTTATCATGAAAGATTTGTATACGTTCGACACGACCTTAGATAATGCACGGAGAACGTACGAGGCAGTGTGCGAAGCTTATGATAATATATTTCAAAAGCTAGGGCTAGCATATACAAAAG CCGTGGGTGATACAGGGTCGATTGGCGGTTTAATGTCTCATGAATACCACTACGTGAGCGATATAGGGGAGGATAACATTTATGTATGCTCTTCTTGCCAGTATTCCGTTAACAAAGTCGTATGCAAAGAATCACACTGCCCCCAATGTGGTAATGCATTCCTCGAACAACATACCGCTGAG GTGGGACATGCGTTTCTGTTAGACACAAAATACACAAAGCCTCTAAATGCTACATACAAGCAAAACAATAATGTATCGCCGTTGGTAATGGGCTGCTTCGGACTAGGTTTAAGTCGTATCTTCACTGTTGCGGTGGAAATACTGTCGAGCAAAGACGAGCTGAGATGGCCGACGCTCTTAGCACCTTATACCGCGTGCATTGTAACGCCGAAG GCGGGCAGCAAAGAAGAATCTGCATTCCAATATGTGGACCCAGTGGTGGAGATTGTAAATCGATTAAAAGTCGATGCTGTGCTCGACGACAGAACGAAATTAACTATTGGGCAGCGCGTGTTGCAGGCTCGCTTAATCGGATATCCTTACGTTATCGTAATTGGTAAAAGGGCTTTGGAATCAACGCCTTTGTTCGAGATTCATGACATAAATAACTCGACGCGGGTTGATGTGCCTTTAGCAAGTATACACGATTATTTTGCGAACGAAAGTGTCAAGGATAAAGAAGCGCATAGTTTCAATCGTTTACAAAATGCGGTAGAGTGCGTTTAA
- the Hmgcl gene encoding hydroxymethylglutaryl-CoA lyase: MFRLITTGSRCNYTFKNARACSTFVKVVEVGARDGLQNEKTIVPTETKVKFINKLSETGLKSIEVTSFVSPKWIPQMADNAQVFRKINKKPDVAYPVLVPNIKGLEDALEAGATEIAIFSAASETFTKKNTNCSIQKSMENARAIVEGLGKQDVKIRGYVSCIAGCPYEGETKAAVVANMTAFMLQLGCYEVSLGDTIGVGSPSKIKKVLQELRHVSSDMSKFALHCHDTYGQALTNIYAGLECGVRVFDSSVAGLGGCPYAAGASGNVATEDLLYFLHGQGLETGVDLNKVVEIGDFISNQLGTKNQSKAGVAILAKEHSKKCS, translated from the coding sequence ATGTTTAGACTCATTACCACTGGTAGTAGGtgtaattatacttttaaaaatgcaAGAGCTTGTAGTACCTTTGTAAAGGTCGTTGAAGTTGGAGCCAGAGACGgattacaaaatgaaaagacTATTGTGCCGACTGAAACCAAAGTCAAATTTATTAACAAGTTATCAGAAACTGGACTGAAGAGTATAGAGGTAACCAGTTTCGTGTCTCCGAAGTGGATCCCGCAAATGGCAGACAATGCTCAGGTTTTCCGAAAGATTAACAAGAAGCCTGACGTTGCATATCCAGTATTGGTACCAAATATAAAAGGTTTAGAGGACGCATTGGAAGCAGGCGCAACGGAGATAGCTATTTTTAGCGCAGCGTCTGAGACGTTTACGAAGAAAAACACCAATTGTTCTATCCAGAAGAGTATGGAGAATGCAAGAGCAATTGTCGAAGGGCTGGGGAAGCAAGATGTTAAAATCAGGGGCTATGTATCTTGCATCGCTGGCTGTCCCTACGAAGGGGAAACCAAGGCGGCGGTGGTAGCTAATATGACAGCGTTTATGCTACAGCTCGGATGCTACGAAGTTTCCTTAGGAGACACCATTGGCGTAGGATCtcctagcaaaataaagaaagTGTTACAGGAATTGAGACACGTATCAAGTGATATGAGTAAATTCGCTCTTCACTGTCACGATACTTATGGGCAAGCTTTGACTAACATTTACGCTGGCCTCGAATGCGGCGTAAGGGTTTTTGATTCGTCTGTTGCTGGATTAGGAGGCTGCCCCTACGCAGCTGGTGCATCTGGCAATGTTGCTACCGAAGATCTACTTTATTTCTTGCACGGACAAGGTCTGGAGACTGGAGTAGATCTAAATAAAGTAGTCGAAATCGGAGATTTCATCAGTAATCAGCTGGGAACGAAAAATCAATCTAAAGCAGGTGTTGCGATTCTCGCAAAGGAGCATTCAAAGAAGTGTTCGTAA
- the LOC143373857 gene encoding armadillo-like helical domain-containing protein 3, protein MTMAMRKRSGSGSKRQHKGKLVPIYESFFKGEDLTLAHPNFWNELFLIKPMVPHIESEILHMTVEQLNASRENLNALVCHCVDTLVDEHPFRVVYALQTLAAVIQSMYKKASQGDCGFNLIDILVGFDSAEQRMTTLMQHCNNFLTGEYPDSLKALCLKLLLIIVTGMDNVSQNTLLEYVMLNSVFESLVQLLRDTAARSRHGHDAVLLLTLLVNYRKHERANPYIVKLSILDDELALNGYGQVISSSLMDFCRQFAQQRAEIQASWLSSLTSIVGSMFVGEEEAKTQQVRANNALLLALYEATHLNRNFVTTLAYTQSDTSAPPSPNNTLGPNAVAPGAQLPDVMAQPFNLLATFLQYCSIVMQVIRTEAIMNNVKLCFLILSCIAEDQYANSLMHDANLAFRVQLHRVPMHHRKIQDKAAPAQPLAATLLDLLVEFITSHMMKKFPLELYHQCIGVLQRLLCYQKRCRVRLGYQWRDLWTALINLLKFLTTHESHLIKKMNIFPLAIQVVNILNLFITYGDTFLSSPSSYDELFYEIIRMRLIFTNLNAMALRYSTSESYEYKEHALKLTNSLVNMRDIVNHFPPKIAAWLASESLSTPTEQQILAIIIQNYDSLTLKLQDNLDQYERYSEKPDHVQFFEEMVTGVVMDTRGSIDLNALDTQAILQELSNMS, encoded by the exons ATGACAATGGCAATGAGGAAGCGGAGCGGGTCGGGCTCCAAGCGTCAACATAAAGGGAAGCTTGTGCCAATATATGAAAGCTTCTTCAAGGGAGAAGACTTGACATTAGCTCATCCAAATTTCTGGAACGAACTGTTCCTAATTAAGCCTATG GTTCCACATATCGAGAGTGAAATATTGCACATGACCGTGGAGCAATTAAATGCGAGCAGAGAAAACTTGAACGCCTTGGTCTGCCACTGTGTGGACACGCTGGTCGATGAACACCCATTCAGAGTTGTATATGCTCTTCAAACATTGGCAGCTGTTATACAGTCAATGTACAAGAAAGCTAGCCAAGGCGACTGCGGGTTTAATTTAATAGACATTCTAGTAGGATTCGATTCCGCGGAGCAAAGAATGACAACATTAATGCAGCACTGCAATAACTTTTTAACAG GTGAATACCCTGATAGCTTAAAAGCTTTGTGCTTGAAATTGTTGTTAATTATTGTAACTGGCATGGACAATGTTAGTCAGAACACTTTGTTGGAATATGTTATGCTTAATAGTGTTTTTGAATCTCTGGTTCAA TTACTGAGAGACACAGCGGCCAGAAGCCGCCACGGCCACGACGCGGTGTTGCTCTTAACGCTTCTAGTCAATTACAGAAAGCACGAGAGAGCGAATCCCTATATAGTGAAATTATCGATCCTGGATGACGAATTAGCTCTGAATGGATATGGCCAAGTAATATCCAGTTCGTTGATGGACTTTTGCCGGCAATTCGCACAACAAAGAGCAG AGATACAAGCCTCCTGGCTGTCTTCCTTGACCAGTATAGTAGGAAGCATGTTCGTCGGCGAGGAGGAAGCGAAAACGCAACAAGTTCGCGCGAATAACGCGCTGTTATTGGCACTTTACGAAGCTACGCACTTGAACCGTAATTTTGTAACGACCCTGGCGTACACGCAAAGCGATACTAGCGCACCACCTTCCCCTAATAACACATTGGGACCAAACGCAGTAGCTCCTGGGGCCCAGCTACCGGACGTGATGGCTCAACCGTTCAATCTGTTGGCCACATTTTTACAATATTG TTCAATAGTTATGCAAGTGATCAGAACGGAGGCAATAATGAATAACGTTAAGCTATGCTTCCTCATACTGAGCTGCATCGCGGAAGATCAGTATGCGAACAGTTTGATGCACGACGCGAACTTGGCGTTCAGAGTACAACTCCATCGGGTACCTATGCATCACAGGAAGATTCAAGACAAAGCAGCACCTGCGCAGCCTTTGGCAGCTACTTTACTCG ATCTGCTCGTTGAATTCATCACATCGCATATGATGAAGAAGTTCCCGCTTGAGCTCTATCACCAATGCATCGGAGTGTTGCAAAGGTTGCTCTGCTACCAGAAACGATGTCGAGTCAGGCTTGGCTACCAGTGGAGAGATCTCTGGACAGCGCTGATCAATCTGCTTAAGTTCTTAACGACGCACGAGAGTCATCTTATTAAGAAGATGAATATCTTTCCATTGGCTATTCAG GTCGTAAACATCTTGAACCTATTTATTACGTACGGAGATACGTTCCTATCTTCCCCGAGTAGCTACGACGAATTATTCTACGAGATAATACGAATGAGGCTTATTTTTACAAATCTCAATGCAATGG CACTCCGATATTCAACGAGCGAGTCCTACGAGTATAAGGAGCACGCGTTGAAATTAACGAATTCGTTGGTGAACATGAGAGACATAGTGAATCACTTCCCACCGAAGATAGCAGCGTGGCTGGCGAGCGAAAGCCTTTCCACGCCGACGGAGCAGCAGATTCTAGCGATCATAATACAGAATTATGACAGCCTTACTTTGAAACTGCAAGATAATTTAGATCAGTACGAAAGATATTCCGAGAAGCCTGATCATGTTCAATTCTTCGAAGAAATG GTGACTGGAGTTGTAATGGATACAAGAGGATCGATAGACTTAAACGCGTTAGACACGCAGGCCATATTACAAGAACTGTCGAACATGTCGTAA
- the LOC143373863 gene encoding uncharacterized protein LOC143373863 isoform X1, with translation MIGKIVTKVIQSLPTWEVTKYYGRVCIYQLKCVKYRVQTSEAWFNFKCKFMPGSLQKELECEELVPKKVTDKQSTQQQGQKEKVSPKTATLQKQSPVQYDSKRKENDCPTSSYNDTKSSYLTEEYPSSAKSKKARENETCQGNEEYSMSNDFARKKKRKTDETCSVTRNSTKQPKR, from the exons ATGATTGGTAAAATTGTTACTAAAGTAATACAA TCATTGCCAACATGGGAAGTGACAAAGTATTACGGAAGAGTGTGTATATATCAGTTAAAGTGCGTGAAGTATAGAGTTCAGACAAGCGAGGCATGGTTTAACTTCAAGTGCAAATTTATGCCAGGCAGTCTTCAGAAGGAATTAGAATGCGAAGAGCTTGTTCCAAAGAAGG TTACGGATAAACAGTCTACGCAGCAACAGGGGCAGAAAGAAAAAGTGTCTCCTAAAACAGCGACTCTTCAAAAACAAAGTCCAGTGCAATACGATAGCAAACGTAAAGAAAATGACTGTCCAACATCCTCGTACAACGATACGAAGAGCTCTTATCTCACCGAGGAATATCCATCATCCGCGAAGTCAAAGAAGGCGAGGGAGAATGAAACGTGTCAAGGAAACGAAGAGTACTCAATGAGCAACGACTTTGCGAGAAAGAAGAAGCGAAAG ACAGATGAAACATGCTCAGTAACGAGGAACTCTACCAAACAACCCAAAAGATGA
- the LOC143373864 gene encoding uncharacterized protein LOC143373864 yields the protein MTNSAPKLNGKVERHGSPNVGVERHHHRSSAIKSSTFFHNGGRSHGRNSTGRLSCSPHCSSKSTRNSPLRYEYSPRGSPTNSFYAGAKFSEPPSPASLPKPPSHWTTRLMSSCQQSDRSCDISNHLKMILNVQA from the coding sequence ATGACTAATTCGGCACCGAAATTAAATGGCAAGGTAGAGCGGCATGGTTCGCCGAACGTCGGCGTGGAGCGGCATCACCACCGCTCGAGTGCAATCAAATCGTCGACGTTCTTCCACAACGGTGGGAGGTCCCACGGCAGAAACTCGACTGGTAGATTGAGCTGTAGTCCGCACTGCTCGTCCAAAAGTACAAGAAACTCACCGCTGCGGTACGAGTACAGTCCACGCGGCAGCCCAACGAACAGCTTCTACGCGGGTGCAAAGTTTTCCGAGCCGCCGTCGCCCGCGAGCCTTCCGAAGCCGCCCAGCCACTGGACTACGAgactgatgagcagttgccagcAATCCGACAGGAGCTGCGACATCTCCAATCATCTCAAGATGATACTAAACGTCCAAGCCTGA
- the Shop gene encoding sulfite oxidase, whose amino-acid sequence MALHSRILCHLRNKSLLRASRIYVQYYVDSDRQYSFQGEKQKSEDTFKGGSYRKYTAYVTIAASILGVYYFYTFRNGIHALQKKSLQCGEFRADLKTYTLEEVGRHDNKGDRVWVTFKQGVYDITDFIEKHPGGPSKIIMAAGSSIEPFWAIFANHNTVEIQELLESMRIGNISDEDAASNMGNESDPYAREPRRHKALNINAHKPFCAEPPPSLLVESFITPTELFYVRNHLPVPEVDLKTFALELNVEETTKKTLSFEDIKKYPKYTITSAIMCGGNRRSEMAEEKQLKGLSWGVGAVGNSTWTGARLCDVLKDLGINEEDYNHVQFEGYDLDPSGTPYGASIPISKAMDPRADVILAYEMNGQTIPKDHGFPIRVIVPGVVGARNVKWLGKIIVSKEESHSQWQRGDYKGFSPSTDWNNVDFSKSPAIQEMPVISAICRPEPLETVKVKDGRIDVRGYAWSGGGRKIIRVDVTNDKGKTWHTADLYAQDMNAKEGRYWSWTLWNVDLPIDKRWKETEIWAKAVDTSYNVQPESFKNIWNLRGLLCNAYHRVKVRLEH is encoded by the exons ATGGCCCTGCATTCAAGAATACTGTGCCACCTAAGGAACAA GTCCCTGTTGCGAGCGTCGAGAATTTATGTTCAATATTATGTGGACTCGGACAGGCAATACTCGTTTCAGGGAGAGAAGCAGAAAAGTGAAGATACGTTTAAAGGCGGCTCTTACAGAAAATACACTGCATATGTTACGATTGCTGCGTCTATATTAGGCGTATATTATTTCTACACGTTTCGCAATGGAATTCATGCACTGCAGAAGAAAAGTTTGCAGTGCGGAGAGTTCAGAGCTGATTTGAAGACGTATACTTTAGAAGAAGTAGGCAGGCATGATAATAAAGGAGACCGTGTTTGGGTGACTTTTAAGCAGGGGGTATATGATATAACAGACTTTATTGAGAAACACCCAGGTGGTCCCTCGAAGATAATAATGGCTGCGGGCAGCTCCATTGAACCATTCTGGGCAATCTTCGCGAATCATAATACAGTGGAAATACAGGAGCTGCTTGAATCGATGAGAATTGGAAATATCTCTGATGAAGATGCTGCCTCGAACATGGGCAATGAGAGCGACCCTTACGCGAGAGAACCTCGTAGGCACAAAGCTCTGAATATTAACGCACACAAACCCTTTTGTGCCGAACCACCCCCTTCTTTATTAGTCGAAAGCTTTATTACACCCAC AGAGTTGTTTTACGTGAGAAATCATCTTCCAGTTCCCGAGGTAGACTTAAAAACTTTCGCTCTAGAATTGAACGTGGAGGAAACAACGAAGAAGACTCTTAGTTTTGAAGATATAAAGAAATATCCAAAGTATACAATAACAAGCGCCATAATGTGCGGTGGAAATAGGCGATCCGAAATGGCTGAG GAGAAGCAATTGAAGGGGCTTAGTTGGGGTGTAGGTGCTGTTGGCAATTCTACATGGACCGGTGCGAGGTTGTGTGATGTACTAAAAGACTTAGGAATCAATGAAGAGGATTACAATCATGTACAG TTTGAAGGATATGACTTAGATCCTTCTGGCACGCCGTACGGCGCGAGCATTCCTATTAGCAAAGCTATGGACCCCAGAGCTGATGTAATTTTAGCTTATGAAATGAATGGGCAAACGATACCGAAAGACCATGGCTTCCCTATTCGGGTGATTGTGCCTGGTGTAGTGGGTGCTAGGAACGTGAAGTGGCTTG GCAAAATAATTGTCTCGAAAGAGGAAAGCCATTCGCAATGGCAACGAGGCGATTACAAGGGATTTTCACCTAGCACTGATTGGAATAACGTTGACTTTTCGAAGTCACCTGCTATACAGGAAATGCCTGTGATTTCTGCAATTTGTAGGCCAGAACCGCTGGAGACAGTTAAAGTAAAAGATGGAAGAATAGACGTGAGAG GGTATGCGTGGTCAGGTGGTGGTCGGAAAATCATTCGTGTTGACGTGACGAATGATAAAGGTAAAACCTGGCACACAGCTGATCTATATGCTCAGGACATGAATGCTAAGGAAGGTCGTTATTGGAGTTGGACGCTGTGGAACGTGGATCTCCCGATCGATAAAAGGTGGAAAGAGACGGAAATTTGGGCGAAAGCTGTGGACACGTCGTACAATGTTCAACCAGAGAGCTTCAAAAATATCTGGAATTTACGAGGTTTGCTCTGCAACGCGTATCACAGAGTCAAAGTTAGATTAGAGCACTAA
- the LOC143373863 gene encoding uncharacterized protein LOC143373863 isoform X2 — MFNHRSLPTWEVTKYYGRVCIYQLKCVKYRVQTSEAWFNFKCKFMPGSLQKELECEELVPKKVTDKQSTQQQGQKEKVSPKTATLQKQSPVQYDSKRKENDCPTSSYNDTKSSYLTEEYPSSAKSKKARENETCQGNEEYSMSNDFARKKKRKTDETCSVTRNSTKQPKR, encoded by the exons ATGTTTAACCACAGG TCATTGCCAACATGGGAAGTGACAAAGTATTACGGAAGAGTGTGTATATATCAGTTAAAGTGCGTGAAGTATAGAGTTCAGACAAGCGAGGCATGGTTTAACTTCAAGTGCAAATTTATGCCAGGCAGTCTTCAGAAGGAATTAGAATGCGAAGAGCTTGTTCCAAAGAAGG TTACGGATAAACAGTCTACGCAGCAACAGGGGCAGAAAGAAAAAGTGTCTCCTAAAACAGCGACTCTTCAAAAACAAAGTCCAGTGCAATACGATAGCAAACGTAAAGAAAATGACTGTCCAACATCCTCGTACAACGATACGAAGAGCTCTTATCTCACCGAGGAATATCCATCATCCGCGAAGTCAAAGAAGGCGAGGGAGAATGAAACGTGTCAAGGAAACGAAGAGTACTCAATGAGCAACGACTTTGCGAGAAAGAAGAAGCGAAAG ACAGATGAAACATGCTCAGTAACGAGGAACTCTACCAAACAACCCAAAAGATGA